A window from Armatimonas rosea encodes these proteins:
- a CDS encoding DUF1559 domain-containing protein: MTKRRGFTLIELLVVIAIIAILAAILFPVFAQARGQARKATCQSNLRQIGMAVQMYAQDYDGLYPYAKDASDAYVPQIWAGYPQCKAVIDAMPFLHDSPILSTPNWSTGSLTPYTKSRQVWRCAGDTGFDVLDNNFNCGGPCPLNARPTMYERYGASYLFRTEIAFRKLNIDTATAVTATGQEVGLAQLNILFDGNGGWHASPLRFDPLGWNPSGLRYTTLFADGHVKFLTYDDYQKAWNIQLAAPGSNPCQ; this comes from the coding sequence TGAGCTACTTGTCGTCATCGCTATTATCGCGATTCTTGCCGCTATTCTCTTCCCCGTCTTTGCCCAGGCACGGGGTCAAGCGCGCAAGGCGACCTGCCAGAGCAACCTGCGCCAGATCGGGATGGCAGTGCAGATGTACGCCCAAGACTACGATGGCCTCTACCCGTACGCCAAAGATGCCTCCGATGCCTATGTCCCCCAGATCTGGGCGGGCTACCCTCAGTGCAAGGCCGTGATCGACGCGATGCCCTTCCTCCACGACTCGCCCATCCTCTCGACTCCCAACTGGTCCACCGGCTCGCTGACTCCCTACACCAAGAGCCGCCAGGTCTGGCGCTGCGCCGGAGACACGGGCTTTGACGTGCTGGACAACAACTTCAACTGCGGCGGCCCCTGCCCCCTCAATGCACGCCCCACGATGTACGAGCGCTACGGTGCCTCCTATCTCTTCCGCACCGAGATCGCCTTCCGAAAGCTCAATATCGACACCGCGACCGCGGTCACCGCAACCGGTCAGGAGGTCGGGCTGGCACAGCTCAACATCCTCTTCGATGGCAATGGCGGCTGGCACGCCAGCCCCCTGCGCTTCGACCCGCTGGGCTGGAACCCGAGTGGCCTGCGCTACACCACGCTCTTCGCCGATGGGCACGTCAAGTTCTTGACCTACGACGACTACCAAAAGGCCTGGAACATCCAGCTCGCTGCCCCTGGGTCGAACCCATGCCAGTGA
- a CDS encoding amidohydrolase family protein: MPDLTDLLRNAEGPVRLKARWVLPISGPLFENGEVAFENGILTYVGRARPDAGALDLGLAAILPGLVNVHAHLEYTVLRGLLEDMPFFPWIRGLTGLKAFLTLDDWVTSATLGAAELAAAGITTVGDACDAGATINALVSSGLRGTVFREVFGIESQPPVSQTLDVLRRQLAQMGSTLSRSNAESRVHLGVSPHAPYTVRAELFQALADFSDQNGYLQTIHLAESPAEEALFQIGGGPFKEMFDRRGIAWPTKDISPIAYAKQAGALDARTLAVHCVHASDDDITLLANAGASVAHCPRSNGKLGAGLAPLRALKERGLDIGLGTDSMVSGNSADFFEEMRAAVYGARAREQDTRALTAKEALFMATLGGARALHREREVGSLELGKQADLCVVRLDGVHHAPVGDDNPEAALVYSARASDVCLTLVAGQAVYDHGRYPTVDVARLRQSVLTARRKVRSEGEKILGEAKQQRY; this comes from the coding sequence ATGCCTGATCTCACCGACCTCCTGCGCAACGCCGAGGGTCCCGTGCGCCTCAAGGCACGCTGGGTGCTCCCCATCTCCGGGCCGCTCTTTGAGAACGGGGAGGTGGCGTTTGAGAACGGCATCCTGACCTACGTGGGTCGCGCCCGTCCGGACGCCGGCGCGCTTGACCTGGGGCTCGCCGCCATCCTGCCCGGCCTGGTCAATGTCCACGCCCACCTGGAGTACACGGTCCTGCGTGGCCTGCTGGAGGACATGCCCTTCTTCCCCTGGATTCGGGGCCTCACCGGCCTCAAGGCCTTTCTCACCCTCGACGACTGGGTAACATCGGCGACCCTGGGAGCAGCGGAGCTGGCGGCGGCGGGGATCACGACGGTTGGGGATGCCTGCGATGCGGGTGCCACCATCAATGCCCTCGTGAGCTCGGGGCTCCGCGGGACGGTCTTTCGGGAGGTCTTTGGGATCGAGAGCCAGCCACCCGTTAGCCAGACCCTCGATGTGCTCCGGCGCCAGCTGGCGCAGATGGGGAGCACGCTCTCCCGTAGCAACGCCGAGAGCCGTGTCCACCTTGGGGTCTCGCCCCATGCGCCCTACACGGTCCGCGCCGAGCTCTTCCAAGCCCTCGCCGATTTCTCGGATCAAAACGGCTACCTCCAGACCATTCACCTGGCCGAGTCGCCCGCCGAGGAGGCGCTCTTCCAGATCGGCGGCGGCCCCTTTAAGGAGATGTTCGACCGGCGCGGGATCGCCTGGCCAACCAAGGATATCTCGCCGATCGCCTACGCAAAACAAGCCGGTGCACTGGATGCGCGAACCCTGGCGGTGCACTGTGTCCATGCCAGCGACGATGACATCACGCTATTAGCAAACGCCGGGGCATCGGTGGCACACTGTCCTCGCTCCAATGGAAAGCTTGGGGCGGGGCTCGCACCGCTGAGGGCTCTCAAGGAGCGTGGCCTGGATATCGGCCTGGGCACCGACTCCATGGTCTCGGGCAACTCCGCCGACTTCTTCGAGGAGATGCGCGCCGCGGTCTACGGTGCCCGTGCCCGGGAGCAGGATACCCGCGCCCTGACGGCGAAAGAAGCGCTGTTCATGGCAACGTTGGGCGGGGCACGCGCCCTGCACCGGGAGCGGGAGGTTGGCTCTCTGGAGCTCGGAAAGCAGGCCGATCTCTGTGTCGTGCGGCTCGACGGGGTCCACCATGCGCCGGTCGGCGACGATAACCCGGAGGCGGCACTGGTCTACTCCGCGCGTGCCAGCGATGTCTGCCTGACCCTGGTGGCCGGCCAGGCGGTCTACGATCATGGGCGCTATCCCACGGTCGATGTGGCCCGCCTGCGCCAGAGTGTCCTCACCGCACGGCGGAAAGTTCGTTCAGAGGGAGAGAAGATTCTTGGCGAAGCGAAGCAGCAACGATACTAG